One Chitinivibrionales bacterium DNA window includes the following coding sequences:
- the tatA gene encoding twin-arginine translocase TatA/TatE family subunit, with protein sequence MGLGPQELIIILIILMLLFGAKKIPDLAKGLGKGIKEFKKAQDDVQKQIEDTDKDDNSKAS encoded by the coding sequence ATGGGTTTAGGTCCACAGGAACTGATAATAATTCTGATTATTCTTATGCTGCTTTTTGGTGCAAAAAAAATACCCGATCTCGCGAAAGGACTTGGCAAGGGTATTAAGGAGTTCAAGAAAGCCCAGGATGATGTTCAGAAACAGATTGAAGATACCGATAAGGACGATAATTCCAAAGCATCATAA